In Desulfofundulus kuznetsovii DSM 6115, the following are encoded in one genomic region:
- a CDS encoding energy-coupling factor ABC transporter permease translates to MHIPDGFLDPKIWVGASALSAGALAAAVSNTRKVLEDRQVPALGVMAAFIFAAQMINFPVAGGTSGHLLGGALAAVLLGPWSAGLILTTVLVIQMLFFYDGGLTALGANVLNMAVIAPWVAYGTYRLLGGLFKGNAGRTAATFLAAWLSVMAAALACSLEIAFSGTVPLAVVLPAMLGWHALIGIGEGLITVVVVSFVSRLWGLEQPGQKSYAGGEQL, encoded by the coding sequence ATGCATATTCCCGACGGATTTTTGGACCCCAAGATCTGGGTGGGGGCCAGTGCGCTTAGCGCCGGTGCTTTGGCTGCGGCGGTTTCGAACACCAGGAAAGTGCTGGAGGACCGGCAGGTGCCGGCCCTGGGTGTGATGGCGGCCTTTATCTTTGCCGCCCAGATGATTAATTTCCCGGTGGCCGGCGGCACCTCGGGCCACCTTTTGGGAGGAGCCCTGGCGGCAGTTCTGCTGGGCCCCTGGAGTGCCGGCTTGATTTTGACCACGGTACTGGTTATTCAAATGCTTTTCTTTTATGACGGCGGCCTGACCGCCCTGGGGGCGAACGTATTGAATATGGCGGTAATCGCCCCGTGGGTGGCTTATGGTACTTACCGGCTACTGGGCGGCCTGTTCAAGGGTAATGCCGGCCGCACTGCAGCTACCTTCCTGGCGGCCTGGCTGTCGGTAATGGCTGCGGCACTGGCATGCAGCCTGGAAATTGCCTTCTCCGGTACTGTACCCCTGGCAGTGGTCCTGCCGGCCATGCTGGGGTGGCACGCCCTGATCGGTATCGGCGAGGGTCTGATTACCGTGGTGGTGGTTTCCTTTGTTTCCCGGTTGTGGGGGCTGGAGCAGCCCGGGCAGAAGAGTTATGCGGGAGGTGAGCAGTTATGA
- a CDS encoding AAA family ATPase, translated as MRPVELRLAGLHSYRQEEVVDFEALCEQGIFGIFGPTGSGKSSILDAVTLALFGEVKRASRGREGIINQQSEQARVAFTFEVGRGEERCRYRVERVLRKSGDFGAHTRECRLVRIDPDGERVLADGADQVKTEVQRLLGLTADDFTRAVVLPQGRFAEFLALRPADRNQMLERIFELDRFGEQLKKRVSDAGAKVQAGLDRIEAEQKGLGDCSPQALERARQALEKNRAARREAEQNLQAIRRRLEEAREIRQAQEQRVNLRRRLQELQAAETQVRWAEERLERAARAETLRGLLEEYGRLEEDLERRREGLRSLQEELARREEAARVAAEEAARVRQQWDEKGPVLLKQQVWLEQAREQEKELDTWLAQQGREREQLEEWERAAQVLERQQAELSSQLDEGERHLAELYRLREQLQVAPEEAEQARSALDLYRELSRLGQEIKKMEGERDEAGRELAELQHQETELARQVQELEWELKRYEEGLEHLQGNPPVPDGYLEKRAGEIQDLRHRVQALQELAARYNRLQGEHRQAGEQRQSLERQREAWRQKAAILQQALDEAGKALERARRELEEARCRNMAAALARTLEVGRACPVCGSPHHPSPASPAGTELTPYEKAVEAAEEEQARRRDEWQECEKKIVQLETEIAALKLREEQLAGEQEQVGAEGKRLRGELPAEWQGVPVQDLPALLQRAEQAYQEQQRAWRDWQQHLKEALDRKEELRRRLDEQRPALARLQSDRAGLARQIDVLCRHLGEKGAEQQAVGEKLRQLLEVLGLADPDQVPGYWDALREKQQKHRRCQDEIAGLEAELKDLAGRLQQLKDDLRDLVIQKGALKATLAGRAEQIRRLQAELHQLTGGLRVQEALEQVREELSLLQGAVARAEEESQKAAEAFQRVRLELKGEEQTCAALQERLEDLCRRLERSARENHFAGPAEAKDALLDPQEREELTDQVKKHRQEEQVLLKGLQEVEARLKGMRLDEGDWLRLQEELHAAEEALGLAQQQEGAAGVLLQRLMENQQRWAVLEEERRQLARRSGLLRELEGLLRGRALVEFLARRRLENLVALATERLGRLTGYRYALELDGQGGFILRDEGNGGLKRPVSTLSGGETFLVSLALALALSDQIQRRGRAPLEFFFLDEGFGSLDEQCLEAVMDTLERLPLERVAIGLISHLPQLKSRLPRRLVVEPARPGGPGSRVRLELG; from the coding sequence TTGAGGCCGGTTGAGCTACGCCTGGCCGGGTTGCACAGTTACCGCCAGGAAGAGGTGGTGGATTTCGAGGCCCTGTGCGAGCAGGGGATCTTTGGCATTTTCGGACCCACCGGCAGCGGCAAGTCCTCCATCCTGGATGCGGTTACCCTGGCCCTGTTTGGAGAGGTGAAGCGGGCCAGCCGGGGCAGGGAGGGAATCATCAACCAGCAGAGCGAGCAGGCCCGGGTAGCCTTCACCTTTGAAGTGGGCCGGGGGGAGGAGCGGTGCCGCTACCGGGTGGAGCGGGTGCTGCGCAAAAGCGGCGATTTTGGCGCTCATACCCGGGAGTGCCGGCTGGTGCGTATTGACCCGGATGGGGAAAGGGTACTGGCGGATGGAGCCGACCAGGTGAAAACAGAGGTTCAAAGGCTGCTGGGGCTCACCGCGGACGATTTCACCCGGGCGGTGGTCCTGCCCCAGGGCCGCTTTGCCGAGTTTCTGGCCCTGCGGCCGGCCGACCGGAATCAAATGCTGGAGCGCATTTTTGAACTCGACCGGTTCGGCGAGCAGTTAAAGAAACGGGTTAGCGATGCCGGGGCTAAAGTGCAGGCAGGCCTGGACAGGATAGAGGCGGAGCAAAAGGGTCTGGGCGACTGTTCACCCCAGGCTTTAGAGAGGGCCCGTCAGGCCCTGGAAAAGAACCGGGCGGCCCGCCGGGAAGCGGAACAAAACCTGCAGGCAATCCGCAGGCGCCTGGAGGAGGCCCGCGAGATCCGCCAGGCTCAGGAGCAGCGGGTCAACCTGCGGCGCCGGCTGCAGGAACTCCAGGCGGCGGAAACGCAGGTGCGCTGGGCCGAGGAACGCCTGGAACGGGCGGCCCGGGCCGAAACCCTGCGCGGGTTGCTGGAAGAGTACGGGCGCCTGGAAGAAGATCTGGAAAGACGCCGGGAGGGGCTGCGCTCTTTGCAGGAGGAACTGGCACGGCGGGAGGAGGCTGCCCGGGTGGCGGCGGAGGAGGCCGCCCGGGTGCGGCAGCAGTGGGATGAAAAGGGACCGGTTCTTTTAAAGCAGCAGGTGTGGCTGGAACAGGCCCGGGAGCAGGAAAAGGAGCTGGACACCTGGCTTGCCCAGCAGGGTAGGGAACGGGAACAGCTGGAAGAATGGGAACGGGCCGCTCAGGTTCTGGAAAGACAACAGGCAGAACTCTCTTCCCAGCTTGATGAAGGGGAGCGGCATCTGGCAGAGCTTTACAGGCTGCGGGAGCAGCTTCAGGTTGCGCCGGAGGAGGCGGAGCAGGCCCGGTCCGCCCTGGATCTGTACCGCGAGCTGTCCCGGCTGGGCCAGGAAATAAAAAAGATGGAAGGGGAGCGGGATGAGGCGGGCCGTGAACTTGCCGAGCTGCAGCATCAGGAGACGGAACTGGCCCGGCAGGTGCAGGAACTGGAATGGGAGCTGAAGCGGTACGAAGAGGGTTTGGAGCACCTGCAGGGAAACCCGCCCGTACCGGATGGATACCTGGAAAAACGGGCCGGTGAAATACAGGACCTCAGGCACCGGGTCCAGGCGCTCCAGGAACTGGCCGCCCGGTACAACAGGCTCCAGGGGGAGCACCGGCAGGCCGGGGAGCAGCGGCAATCGCTCGAGCGCCAGCGGGAAGCCTGGAGGCAGAAGGCGGCAATCCTGCAGCAGGCCCTGGATGAGGCAGGTAAGGCCCTGGAACGGGCCCGGCGGGAACTGGAGGAAGCCCGCTGCCGGAATATGGCCGCCGCCCTGGCCCGGACGCTGGAGGTGGGGCGGGCCTGCCCGGTCTGCGGTTCGCCCCATCACCCCTCGCCCGCCTCCCCTGCGGGGACGGAACTCACCCCCTATGAGAAGGCGGTGGAAGCCGCAGAAGAGGAGCAGGCGCGGCGGCGGGATGAATGGCAGGAGTGTGAAAAGAAAATCGTCCAGCTGGAAACGGAGATTGCGGCCTTAAAGCTCCGGGAGGAGCAGCTGGCGGGAGAACAGGAGCAGGTTGGGGCGGAGGGCAAGCGTTTGCGGGGCGAACTGCCGGCGGAATGGCAGGGGGTACCGGTACAGGATCTCCCCGCCCTGCTGCAAAGGGCGGAGCAGGCATATCAGGAGCAGCAGCGGGCCTGGCGCGACTGGCAGCAGCACTTAAAAGAAGCCCTGGACCGGAAAGAGGAACTGCGCCGCCGGCTGGATGAACAGAGGCCCGCCCTTGCCCGCCTGCAGTCCGACCGGGCGGGCCTGGCCCGGCAAATCGATGTCCTCTGCCGGCACCTGGGGGAAAAAGGGGCGGAGCAGCAGGCGGTCGGGGAAAAACTCCGGCAGCTTCTGGAGGTGCTGGGCCTGGCGGACCCGGACCAGGTTCCGGGGTACTGGGATGCTTTAAGGGAAAAGCAGCAAAAGCACCGGCGCTGCCAGGACGAGATAGCAGGGCTGGAGGCGGAGTTGAAAGATCTGGCCGGGCGGCTTCAGCAGCTCAAAGATGACCTGCGGGACCTGGTGATTCAAAAGGGTGCCCTGAAAGCCACCCTGGCGGGCAGGGCAGAACAGATCCGGCGGCTCCAGGCGGAGTTGCACCAGCTTACCGGCGGTTTGCGGGTGCAGGAGGCCCTGGAGCAGGTGCGGGAAGAGCTGTCCTTGCTGCAGGGGGCGGTGGCCCGGGCGGAGGAAGAAAGCCAGAAGGCGGCTGAGGCCTTCCAGCGGGTCCGGCTGGAACTGAAGGGCGAAGAACAGACCTGTGCCGCCCTGCAGGAGCGGCTGGAGGACCTGTGCCGGCGTCTGGAGCGGTCGGCCCGGGAGAACCATTTCGCCGGTCCCGCCGAGGCTAAAGACGCCCTGCTGGACCCGCAGGAGCGGGAGGAATTAACCGATCAGGTGAAGAAACACCGCCAGGAGGAGCAGGTGCTGCTGAAAGGGCTGCAGGAAGTGGAGGCCCGCCTGAAAGGCATGCGCCTGGACGAGGGAGACTGGCTGCGGCTGCAGGAAGAATTACACGCCGCAGAAGAAGCCCTGGGTCTGGCCCAGCAGCAGGAGGGGGCGGCGGGGGTGCTGCTGCAAAGGCTAATGGAAAACCAGCAGCGGTGGGCCGTCCTGGAGGAGGAGCGGCGGCAGCTGGCCCGGCGTTCCGGGCTCCTGCGGGAGCTGGAGGGATTGCTGCGGGGCAGGGCGCTGGTGGAGTTTCTGGCCCGCCGGCGGCTGGAGAACCTGGTTGCCCTGGCCACGGAGCGGCTGGGCCGGCTCACCGGCTACCGTTACGCCCTGGAGCTGGACGGGCAGGGGGGGTTCATTCTCCGGGATGAGGGTAACGGCGGCCTTAAACGGCCTGTTTCCACCCTTTCCGGCGGGGAAACCTTCCTGGTTTCCCTGGCCCTGGCCCTGGCCCTGTCGGACCAGATTCAGCGGCGGGGCCGGGCTCCCCTGGAGTTCTTTTTCCTGGATGAGGGTTTCGGTTCCCTGGACGAGCAGTGCCTGGAGGCGGTGATGGATACCCTGGAGCGCCTGCCCCTGGAACGGGTGGCCATCGGATTGATCAGCCACCTGCCCCAGTTGAAAAGCCGCCTGCCCCGCCGCCTGGTGGTTGAACCGGCCCGGCCCGGGGGCCCGGGCAGCCGGGTCCGCCTGGAACTGGGGTAA
- a CDS encoding uracil-xanthine permease family protein — protein sequence MSNSADADQQLLYDLHENPPARRAVVYALQWLIFTLANMAVVPLVVGRALGLDQPGIAALAQRTLFFSGLASLLQVLFGHRLPIMEGPSGMWWGVFITLAALAPGLEKPLAVLRSDLELGVLVAGVVLVLVGSSRLVGSALSLFTPAVTGSVLILLGLQLSGTFVRGMLGAGMDGGGANPRAVLLSVLVVAVVLWASLKGRPFTRSVAVLIGIGAGWLAALPLGLAPGVPWSVSGVFELPRLFAWGTPTFDAGIVITSVMTGLLVLSNLVASILAMEKTTGQKVPRQAYNRGVALTGVADIMAGMGATVGFVPFSAGAALVGMTRVASRMPFILFAIIMAILGLIPPVGAFLSSIPIPVGYSVLLVSFCRMIGFGLRDYLRLQLDNRDFYIIGITLLFGTGAMMLPPEALAGMPALARYLLGNGFLTGMLLCILLEHVFLPAKFFTAEPGPNGKKDSGMDR from the coding sequence ATGTCAAACTCGGCAGATGCAGATCAACAATTGTTATACGACCTGCACGAAAATCCACCGGCCAGGCGGGCCGTGGTATATGCCCTGCAGTGGCTGATCTTTACCCTGGCCAACATGGCGGTAGTGCCCCTGGTGGTAGGCCGGGCGCTGGGGTTGGACCAGCCGGGCATTGCGGCTCTGGCCCAGCGTACACTGTTTTTCTCCGGCCTGGCTTCCCTTTTGCAAGTGCTCTTCGGCCACCGGCTGCCGATTATGGAAGGGCCATCGGGTATGTGGTGGGGTGTGTTCATCACCCTGGCCGCCCTGGCTCCGGGGCTCGAAAAACCGCTGGCGGTATTGCGCAGCGACCTGGAATTGGGAGTGCTGGTGGCCGGTGTGGTGCTGGTGCTGGTAGGTTCCAGCCGCCTGGTAGGCAGCGCATTGAGCTTGTTCACCCCGGCGGTGACCGGTTCGGTGCTGATTTTGCTGGGACTGCAGCTCAGCGGTACCTTTGTGCGGGGTATGCTGGGCGCGGGCATGGATGGGGGCGGGGCAAATCCCCGGGCGGTCCTGCTTTCCGTGCTGGTGGTGGCGGTGGTTCTCTGGGCCAGCCTGAAAGGGAGGCCCTTTACCCGCAGCGTGGCGGTGCTCATCGGTATCGGGGCGGGCTGGCTGGCAGCCCTCCCCCTGGGCCTGGCTCCCGGGGTGCCCTGGTCGGTTTCCGGCGTCTTTGAGCTACCCCGGCTTTTTGCCTGGGGTACTCCTACCTTTGATGCCGGCATTGTAATCACTTCGGTCATGACCGGCCTTCTGGTTTTGAGCAACCTGGTGGCCAGCATCCTGGCCATGGAAAAAACCACCGGGCAAAAGGTGCCCCGGCAGGCCTATAACCGGGGGGTGGCCCTGACCGGGGTGGCCGACATTATGGCCGGGATGGGGGCTACCGTGGGGTTTGTGCCCTTTTCGGCCGGGGCCGCCCTGGTGGGCATGACCCGGGTGGCATCCCGGATGCCCTTTATTTTGTTTGCCATCATTATGGCCATTTTGGGTCTAATCCCCCCCGTGGGAGCCTTTTTGTCTTCCATTCCCATTCCCGTGGGTTATTCAGTCTTGCTGGTTTCTTTCTGCCGGATGATAGGGTTTGGTTTGCGGGATTACCTCCGTTTGCAACTGGATAACCGCGATTTCTATATTATTGGCATCACCTTGCTCTTTGGAACGGGAGCCATGATGTTGCCTCCCGAAGCGCTGGCCGGCATGCCGGCCCTGGCCCGGTACCTTCTGGGCAACGGTTTTTTAACCGGCATGTTGCTCTGTATCTTGTTGGAACATGTTTTTCTACCGGCAAAGTTTTTTACCGCTGAACCCGGCCCCAACGGGAAAAAAGATTCTGGAATGGACAGATGA
- a CDS encoding PDGLE domain-containing protein, which yields MNRKNLIWGLLVALAIAAFLSPFASPSPDGLERVAEDKGFLHLAEGKELIHALMPDYVFPGIASEGLATSLAGLVGTLLVFAAMYLLSRVFVRPKGNAGKGHS from the coding sequence ATGAACAGGAAGAATTTAATCTGGGGTCTTCTGGTTGCCCTGGCCATTGCCGCCTTTCTTTCGCCCTTTGCCTCTCCCAGCCCGGACGGGTTGGAGCGGGTGGCCGAGGACAAAGGATTCCTGCACCTGGCCGAGGGGAAAGAACTGATCCACGCCCTAATGCCCGACTACGTTTTTCCCGGCATTGCCAGCGAGGGCCTGGCCACTTCCCTGGCCGGCCTGGTGGGTACACTCCTGGTATTTGCGGCCATGTATCTTCTGAGCCGGGTTTTTGTCCGGCCGAAGGGAAATGCCGGGAAGGGGCATTCCTAG
- a CDS encoding exonuclease SbcCD subunit D: MDKALRILHTSDWHLGKTIGGHRRWDEQEQFIEEIALLARDEGVHLVLLAGDVFDTENPPARAEELYFDALSRLAVDGRQVVVIAGNHDQPERLAAPAPLAVRQGVHILGRPGDVLPPGPGVLESGPSYLVLEGPGWPCPAVILALPYPSEARLGELLTPSLEEAVERQAAYSRRVAAFLKQLAGSCRPGAVNLAVSHLYMYGGQISDSERTLSLGGAYSVDPGAFPREVQYVALGHLHRPQEVVGAPVPCRYSGSPLAYSFSEAGQAKGVVLVEAFPGRPVHFREITLNSGRPLVRWRATGGYEEVLAWCRAGRDERAWIDLEVHAAAPLTREQVEQLREMRPGIIDIRTVLPEQEGEVAGTPDVGALPLDELFKLFYRQQTGGGEPPTDLVRIFLELLEPAAEERGDEVEAG, encoded by the coding sequence TTGGACAAGGCCCTGCGCATATTACATACCTCGGACTGGCACCTGGGGAAAACCATCGGCGGCCACCGGCGCTGGGATGAGCAGGAGCAGTTTATCGAGGAGATTGCCCTTCTGGCCAGGGACGAGGGGGTGCACCTGGTTTTGCTGGCCGGGGACGTCTTCGACACCGAAAACCCCCCGGCCAGGGCCGAGGAACTGTACTTTGACGCCCTTTCCCGCCTGGCAGTGGACGGGCGACAGGTGGTGGTGATCGCGGGTAATCACGACCAGCCCGAGCGCCTGGCCGCCCCGGCTCCCCTGGCGGTGCGCCAGGGGGTGCACATCCTGGGACGCCCGGGGGACGTGTTGCCGCCGGGGCCGGGGGTGCTCGAGTCAGGTCCCTCCTACCTGGTGCTCGAGGGGCCCGGCTGGCCCTGCCCGGCGGTGATTCTGGCCCTGCCCTACCCTTCCGAGGCCCGGCTGGGTGAGTTGCTCACCCCCTCCCTGGAGGAAGCGGTGGAGCGCCAGGCGGCCTATTCCCGGCGGGTAGCGGCCTTCTTAAAGCAACTGGCCGGTTCCTGCCGCCCGGGGGCGGTAAACCTGGCCGTCAGTCACCTTTATATGTACGGCGGGCAGATCAGTGACTCCGAGCGCACCCTGTCCCTGGGTGGGGCCTACAGCGTGGACCCGGGTGCCTTTCCGCGCGAGGTACAGTACGTGGCCCTGGGGCACCTGCACCGGCCCCAGGAAGTGGTGGGTGCACCCGTCCCCTGCCGGTACAGCGGTTCGCCCCTGGCCTACAGCTTTTCCGAGGCCGGCCAGGCCAAGGGCGTCGTCCTGGTGGAGGCCTTCCCGGGCCGGCCGGTGCATTTCCGGGAAATAACCCTGAACTCCGGCCGGCCCCTGGTGCGCTGGCGGGCCACCGGGGGGTACGAGGAAGTACTGGCCTGGTGCCGGGCCGGGCGGGATGAGCGGGCCTGGATTGACCTGGAAGTCCACGCGGCAGCTCCCCTTACCCGGGAACAGGTGGAGCAGCTGCGGGAGATGCGGCCGGGGATCATCGACATCAGGACGGTCCTGCCGGAGCAGGAAGGGGAGGTTGCCGGAACCCCGGATGTGGGTGCTCTGCCCCTGGATGAGCTTTTTAAACTTTTTTACCGCCAGCAGACCGGGGGCGGCGAGCCGCCAACCGATCTGGTGCGTATTTTCCTGGAACTGTTGGAACCTGCGGCAGAGGAAAGGGGAGACGAAGTTGAGGCCGGTTGA
- the cbiQ gene encoding cobalt ECF transporter T component CbiQ yields MSQVMDHFLQPGGHSGSFMHRLDPRVKVVAVAGFVALSTMLTSRTALVLAVGFLLVLTAAARLHLRQLVSRLLWLLPFAGVMILLFPFIIPGEPFWRWEWGILTLTATREGWQHALMLFLRVFAAVLAVNFLMATTGLRRVLEALSFFRVPAVFIQLIEFTIRYIYVVGDELRRMNTARAARGFVPGRHLFHLHTFRTLGQTVAVLFVRSWERGERIYHAMLARGYSGENRKRALPPPGGWDLAWGAFILSVAVGLRLFELGGQIWLMSLK; encoded by the coding sequence GTGTCACAGGTGATGGACCATTTTCTTCAACCCGGCGGGCACTCCGGGTCGTTCATGCACAGGCTGGATCCCCGGGTCAAGGTGGTGGCGGTGGCAGGCTTTGTTGCCCTGTCGACCATGCTTACCTCCCGGACAGCTCTGGTTCTGGCGGTGGGCTTTCTGCTGGTGCTTACGGCAGCGGCCCGTCTGCACCTGCGTCAACTGGTCAGTCGCCTGTTGTGGTTGCTACCCTTTGCCGGCGTAATGATTCTCCTGTTCCCCTTCATCATCCCGGGTGAGCCTTTCTGGCGCTGGGAGTGGGGAATACTAACCTTAACCGCTACCCGGGAAGGGTGGCAGCACGCCCTTATGCTTTTCCTGCGGGTTTTTGCTGCAGTTTTGGCCGTAAATTTCCTGATGGCCACAACCGGCCTGCGCCGTGTGCTGGAAGCGCTGTCCTTCTTTCGAGTACCGGCTGTGTTTATCCAGTTGATAGAGTTTACCATCCGCTATATCTACGTGGTGGGTGATGAGCTGCGGCGGATGAATACGGCCCGCGCGGCCCGGGGGTTTGTGCCGGGCAGGCATCTTTTCCACCTGCATACCTTTCGCACCCTGGGGCAGACGGTAGCCGTCCTGTTTGTGCGCTCCTGGGAGCGGGGGGAGCGGATATACCACGCTATGCTGGCCCGGGGATATTCCGGGGAGAACCGCAAAAGGGCCCTTCCTCCTCCGGGAGGATGGGATCTGGCCTGGGGGGCTTTCATCCTGTCCGTGGCCGTGGGGTTGCGCCTTTTTGAACTGGGGGGACAGATTTGGCTGATGTCATTGAAGTAG
- a CDS encoding CopG family antitoxin has translation MTLTPKNKIPDFKTIEEAREFWETHSLADFTDDLEEADEIQFVKRNNLVISIDLEKEDLKRLRLLAQKKGVRLNDLVTTWIKERLHSV, from the coding sequence ATGACCCTGACCCCGAAAAACAAAATCCCCGACTTTAAAACAATAGAAGAAGCCCGGGAATTCTGGGAAACTCACTCTTTGGCGGATTTTACCGACGACCTTGAAGAGGCCGACGAAATCCAGTTTGTCAAACGAAACAACCTGGTAATATCAATTGACCTGGAAAAAGAAGATCTAAAGCGCCTGCGCCTACTAGCCCAAAAGAAAGGTGTCCGGTTAAACGACCTGGTAACCACCTGGATCAAAGAAAGACTGCACTCTGTATAA